The Gemmatimonadota bacterium genome has a segment encoding these proteins:
- a CDS encoding LptF/LptG family permease, whose protein sequence is MRLRWYVISELIMPFLFGFSVIIFLLVIDLVLQMLDRILGKGVPIGVVFELFFLNTAWMIALAVPMAVLVSTLLAFGRLSAAGEIVAMRALGIGIHQVVVPVLIVAALLGIGLVFFNDRILPEFNHRARILMTDIHRKRPAVALADKAGVMIGDFKNYQILFDRADAGGNILHDVLVYSFNSDGFPETAVADSGVVEFDEARDEALLYLFNGEMHRIDPDDPTVYALTTFAKARLRLGDAGQQLSRSSSAYRNDREMDIATMQHKIAQYESELHQAKVKRANLLDAFVREVLIDSADTNPVQSLRAVLGRVAADTRIARHKLRAADRLRVEVHKKFSIPAACVAFVLVGAPIGVWARSSSAAIGAAISIGFFLAWWIFLIGGEKLADRGVLMPWFAMWMPNVLTALVGVVLSARIICEWGVKRR, encoded by the coding sequence ATGCGCTTGCGCTGGTATGTGATATCCGAACTAATAATGCCATTTTTATTTGGTTTTTCCGTGATCATCTTTCTTCTCGTCATTGATCTCGTTTTGCAAATGCTCGATCGCATACTGGGAAAAGGCGTGCCCATAGGTGTGGTTTTTGAGTTGTTTTTTTTAAACACGGCCTGGATGATTGCACTCGCCGTTCCGATGGCTGTGCTGGTCAGCACCCTGCTGGCATTTGGCCGCTTGAGTGCCGCGGGCGAAATTGTGGCCATGCGCGCATTGGGCATTGGGATTCATCAGGTCGTCGTGCCGGTTCTGATCGTCGCCGCGCTTTTGGGAATTGGACTGGTGTTTTTTAATGATCGCATTTTGCCCGAATTTAATCACCGCGCCCGCATTTTGATGACAGATATTCACCGCAAACGCCCCGCTGTCGCACTCGCCGACAAGGCCGGTGTGATGATCGGCGATTTCAAAAATTACCAGATTTTATTTGATCGCGCCGATGCGGGCGGAAATATCCTCCATGACGTGCTGGTATATAGCTTTAATAGCGATGGGTTTCCCGAAACAGCGGTTGCCGATTCGGGCGTTGTCGAATTTGACGAAGCGCGAGACGAGGCTCTGCTCTATCTCTTTAACGGGGAAATGCACCGCATTGATCCAGACGATCCCACAGTCTATGCGCTCACAACATTTGCCAAAGCCAGATTGCGTCTCGGTGATGCGGGCCAACAGTTGTCTCGGTCTTCATCGGCGTATCGCAATGATAGAGAAATGGATATCGCCACCATGCAGCACAAAATTGCACAATACGAAAGCGAATTACATCAGGCGAAGGTCAAAAGGGCGAACCTTTTAGATGCGTTTGTGCGCGAAGTGTTAATAGATTCCGCAGATACAAACCCCGTGCAGTCACTGCGCGCTGTATTGGGGCGCGTGGCAGCCGATACGCGGATTGCACGCCATAAGTTGAGAGCAGCAGACCGATTGCGCGTGGAAGTACACAAAAAATTTTCAATTCCCGCAGCCTGTGTGGCATTTGTGCTGGTAGGCGCGCCTATCGGCGTGTGGGCGCGCAGCAGCAGTGCAGCAATTGGCGCGGCAATTAGCATTGGCTTTTTTTTAGCGTGGTGGATTTTTCTCATCGGAGGTGAAAAACTGGCTGACCGAGGGGTGCTCATGCCCTGGTTTGCGATGTGGATGCCCAATGTATTGACCGCCCTCGTCGGCGTTGTTCTATCTGCTCGAATTATCTGCGAGTGGGGCGTAAAAAGGAGATAG
- a CDS encoding LptF/LptG family permease yields MRILSRYVVVQFAMPFALSLLAFTIVFVVIDLVDRLSAFIDRDVGLGTILSYYFCYLPYIVVLVLPMAVLLAGLFCMGGLIQRGELLAMKSAGISLYQVVIPLH; encoded by the coding sequence GTGCGTATTTTGAGCCGCTATGTCGTCGTCCAATTTGCAATGCCCTTTGCCCTCAGCTTGCTGGCTTTTACCATTGTTTTTGTCGTAATTGATCTGGTAGATCGCCTCAGCGCGTTTATAGACCGAGATGTCGGCCTGGGAACAATTCTGTCTTATTATTTCTGCTATTTGCCCTATATTGTCGTCCTCGTGCTTCCAATGGCAGTCTTGCTCGCGGGATTGTTCTGTATGGGGGGGCTGATACAGCGCGGGGAATTGCTGGCAATGAAAAGTGCTGGCATAAGTCTGTATCAAGTCGTGATTCCCTTGCACA
- a CDS encoding LptF/LptG family permease, translated as ILAATMADQVVPRANRARSKIEQPRRSAVGPQSIRVRIALRDTGRRILSMREYDAQAMKGRQVILDKYEGGALAERVRAEEVVWAAAEWHFMNGDRRVFSDGKEFYRTFRVWAAKDVTLTPEDLIRDVVPEDQMTYSELMDFIHRKTRNGSQTLRESVALHMRLAFPFANFVIALFGLPLASRMQRTGRPIQIGMCLLICFAFYGCIQLGRAMGWNDVLPPEWGAWGANAIFGAIGIITLLTTRK; from the coding sequence GTATTTTGGCCGCTACAATGGCCGATCAGGTCGTGCCGAGAGCAAATCGGGCGCGATCTAAAATCGAGCAACCGCGTCGATCAGCAGTTGGACCTCAGTCCATCCGCGTGCGAATCGCGCTGCGAGATACGGGCAGGCGTATTTTGTCAATGAGAGAATACGATGCCCAGGCCATGAAGGGCCGGCAGGTAATACTCGACAAATATGAAGGCGGGGCACTCGCAGAGCGCGTTCGCGCGGAAGAAGTCGTTTGGGCCGCCGCAGAATGGCATTTTATGAATGGAGATCGGCGCGTATTTTCAGATGGAAAAGAATTTTATCGCACATTTCGCGTGTGGGCAGCAAAAGATGTAACACTAACACCCGAAGACCTCATACGCGATGTCGTGCCCGAAGATCAGATGACGTATTCGGAACTGATGGATTTTATCCATCGCAAAACGCGCAACGGCAGCCAGACACTTCGAGAATCTGTAGCGCTTCACATGCGTTTGGCATTTCCATTTGCGAACTTCGTGATCGCCCTCTTTGGCCTTCCCCTGGCCTCTCGCATGCAGCGGACGGGACGCCCCATCCAAATTGGCATGTGTTTGCTGATTTGCTTTGCATTTTACGGGTGCATTCAACTCGGGCGCGCCATGGGTTGGAACGATGTGCTACCTCCTGAATGGGGTGCCTGGGGGGCAAATGCGATCTTTGGCGCGATTGGGATTATCACGCTTCTCACAACGCGCAAATAG